In Humulus lupulus chromosome 7, drHumLupu1.1, whole genome shotgun sequence, the following are encoded in one genomic region:
- the LOC133790960 gene encoding histone H2A.1-like has translation METTKATKGAGGRRGGERKKSVTKSIKAGLQFPVGRIARFLKKGRYAQRTGTGAPVYLAAVLEYLAAEVLELAGNAARDNKKNRINPRHVQLAVRNDEELGKLLHGVTIASGGVLPNINPVLLPKKSKAAESEKPVPKSPRKA, from the exons ATGGAGACCACCAAAGCAACCAAGGGAGCCGGAGGAAGGAGAGGCGGTGAGAGGAAGAAGTCGGTCACGAAGTCCATCAAGGCTGGACTTCAGTTCCCTGTCGGTCGTATCGCTCGTTTCCTGAAGAAGGGAAGATACGCTCAGAGAACTGGTACCGGTGCTCCGGTCTACCTTGCTGCAGTGCTTGAATATCTCGCTGCTGAG GTTTTGGAATTGGCTGGAAATGCAGCCCGTGACAACAAGAAGAACAGGATCAACCCTAGACACGTTCAATTGGCTGTGAGGAATGACGAGGAGTTGGGGAAATTACTTCACGGTGTTACCATTGCCAGCGGAGGTGTTCTTCCCAACATCAACCCAGTTTTGCTACCAAAGAAGTCCAAGGCTGCTGAATCTGAGAAACCTGTACCCAAGTCTCCCAGAAAGGCCTAA
- the LOC133790959 gene encoding ATP-dependent DNA helicase Q-like SIM, which produces MDFLAVISSEEDVVSKLIEIGFENCNSVEAVKLVGPSLDDAVEYILNGCRRNSHRTTCNSTSFVNIVKSVGKRAMSTTCVSGQKRQSSIVEHFQFISRNRRSATAVVEQSKPPISDDSYCIKTATSEAFPVGFSDVMGIGPDWEHKVNSIGKAFW; this is translated from the coding sequence ATGGATTTTTTGGCCGTTATCTCTTCCGAAGAAGATGTTGTCTCAAAACTTATTGAAATTGGGTTTGAGAATTGCAATTCAGTAGAAGCTGTGAAATTAGTTGGTCCATCACTTGATGATGCAGTTGAATATATATTGAATGGATGTCGTAGAAACAGTCATAGGACAACATGTAATTCTACCAGTTTTGTAAACATCGTGAAATCTGTGGGGAAAAGAGCCATGTCTACCACTTGCGTCTCAGGTCAGAAGCGACAGTCTAGCATAGTAGAACATTTCCAGTTCATTAGTAGAAACAGGAGAAGTGCAACTGCAGTTGTGGAACAAAGCAAGCCACCTATTTCAGATGATAGTTATTGCATCAAGACTGCTACATCAGAAGCATTTCCAGTTGGTTTCTCAGATGTGATGGGCATTGGACCAGATTGGGAACATAAAGTGAACAGTATTGGAaaagcattttggtaa